The following nucleotide sequence is from Deltaproteobacteria bacterium.
GTCTTTGAAGAGGAGGGTAAGAGGATTGAAAAGGAAACGGGAAACAAGCAACTGGCCTGGGAAGAGCGTGATGAACATGAATTTTTCGTTCCGGATATCGCACGGTGGGATCACATCAAGACCCATACTCAGGATTTAGGCACGGTCATCAATAAAGCCAATGATGCACTGGAAGAAGCGAATACGGCGACATTGGAGGGTGTGCTTGCAGTCACGGATTTCAACGACAAAGACCGGTTACCGGATGTTACCCTTTCGCAATTAATCACCCATTTTTCCAAAATCCGCCTGCGGAATGAAGATTTAAGCGAACCCGATATTCTGGGACGGGCCTATGAATACCTGATTGACCAGTTTGCCGATGACGCCGGGAAGAAGGGAGGCGAATTTTACACACCCAAAGAAGTCGTTACGCTTCTCGTGGAGACTCTCGATCCCCAGGAGAAGATGAGAATCTGTGATCCGACCTGCGGCTCCGGCGGGATGCTTATTCAATCATTCTATCACCTCCGGGACATTGGACAAAATCCAAGAAACATCACTCTGCGTGGACAGGAAAGAAATATCGGCACCTGGGCAATTTGCAAAATGAATATACTCCTTCATGGACTTTCCGATAGCCGCATAGAAAAAGGTGACACGCTCAGATCACCGAAACTTCTTGAAGCAGACGGAAAACTCATGACCTTCGACATCGTCATTGCCAATCCCCCCTTCTCTCTCAAGAACTGGGGTTATGAAGAGGCACAGCATGATCCCTATCGACGGTTTCGTTACGGCATCCCGCCGAAGGGCTATGGGGATTACGCCTTTGTCCAGCATATGATCGCTACACTGACTGTCAACGGACGTGCCGGTGTCGTCATGCCGCACGGGGTTCTCTTCCGGGCTGGCGCCGAGGGTAAAATCAGAAAAGGAATCCTGGAAGATGATTTGCTGGAGGCCGTTATCGGACTCCCTTCCAATCTATTCTTTGGCGCAAGCATTCCTGCCTGCCTCTTCATCATCAACCGGGACAAGCCAAAGGTGCGCAAGGGAAAGGTTTTCTTTCTTTACGGGGCAAACGATTACCTTGAAGGAAAGAATCAGAACAAGCTGCGGAAAGAAGACATTGAAAAAATCGCCAGCGCTTACCGGGAATACCGAACTGTCGAAAAATACTGCCGGCCTGTACCCCTTGATGAGATACGCGCCAATGACTATAACCTGAACATCACCCGCTACATTGACGTCACGGAAGAAGAAGCCCTCATTGACATTCAGCAAGTCATCGATGAGCTGTTCACACTGAAAAAGGAGCGTACAGTGATCGAAGAAAAGATGAATTCATTTCTCAAAGAATTAGGATACAAGGCATAAATATGATCCGCAATGAGAAAGATGTCGATGTTATCCTGAGCGCGCTGGGAGAGCATCTGGCATATTCGGTAAAAGAACCGGTAGAGCTTCTCGTGTGCGGCGGCTCGGCCCTGCACGTTCTCGGTCTCGTAAAACGAACTACAAAAGATGTGGATGTGCTGGCCTTTGTAAAAAGGGATAAGGCCGGTAATATAGATCTTATCAAAGCCGAGCCATTGATCCCTGAACTAACCGCGGCCGTGAGAAAAGTCGCCCGCGATTTCAACCTCCCTGAAGGCTGGCTCAATGCGGGACCAGCCTCGGCTGTCGATCTCGGTCTCCCAAAAGATGTAATGGAGAGGGTCATCACCCGGCAATACGGGCAGAAGCTGATCGTTCATTTTCTCGGGCGCTACGATCAGATACATTTTAAGCTCTATGCCGCTGTGGACCAAGGAACTGGAAAGCATCTTGACGATTTGATTGCCCTGAATCCAAGCGCGGAAGAACTGGAGCAGGCGGCACGGTGGAGCATGACACACGACATATCGGATGGATACCGGCAGACTCTGAAGAATCTTCTGGACTACCTGGGATATAAAAATGTCTCTGAAAGAATTTAGAAACATATTCATGGAAAATATTTTCTCTTTCCTCTGGCGTCAGTGGTCGGCTTTAGGGGTGCTGGGTGAAGCCAGGTCTGATGATCCCTGGGTTATCGATCCCGAAGCCTTATTGCTCTTTACCCTCGAAATGGGGAGGTATGAACCGAGGCTCTTCGATGAGGTGATGGACTGGCTGGTTGTCAACGGCTACTGGATTGACTTGCAGAGATTAAGAGGAATTTTAAGAAAACAAGAGGCAGCAAAATGCATGCTCATGGGGGCCGTAGCCGCCTGGCTCGCAGTGAACAGCGACGATAGAAAATGGATGAATCTCGCTAATCTCTATAAACCATCTACAGCCGCAGAAACTGGACATGCAACCCCTCTCTTTTATCAGAAGGACGGTCAACCCTATCCCACGATAGGGAATCCCGATACTGCATTTATGGCCTATGGCTTTTATCGCCCCATGTTAACGCTCCGTAAATTAACAAGACAGGTACCCATTACATCGCATACGACCTTACGCTTCCTGTTGCGGGTGCTCTTCGGCGTCAGCTCACGGGCGGAGTGCCTGACATATTTGCTTACGCATGACGGCGGCCATCCCTCGGAGGTGGCAAAATCAATCGGTCTTTCACTCCGGGGAACGCAGGACGCCCTGATTGACCTTTCCCGCTCCGGTCTTGTCCTCACCCGTATAAAAGGGAAAAGGAAAACAGAATACTGGCTGTCCCAGGAGCGGTGGTGGGAATTTTTATCGAAAGGCAGTATCACAGAGGTCAAAAGACCCCTCTGGATCGACTGGATGGCATTGTATTCGGCCCTCGCCCAGTGCTGGACAGCACTCAATGAGGTGAACCGGGAAGATTTAAGTGATTATATGAGAAGTTCGCGCCTCCGGGATTCTTTTGAATTAGTGGCAAACGAATTCTCCCGAAGCGGCCTGGACATTCCCTCATTGCCGGGAAGTGACGTAAGTCCACAGGAATATGAAAAGGCCTTTGAATCCTTCATTCTCCAGGTCTTCGGAGCACAATCATGGCAGAGCAGGTAAGCAGTTTAAAAACGGGTATTAAATATAAGGACACGCCTATCGGCAAGATTCCGGTGGATTGGGAGCTTCTGAGTTTGGAAGATGTATGTGATGAAGTTTACAGATACCCAACATATTACAACATCGAATATGTCGATCCACATCAAGGTGTGCCTGAAATAAGAGGAGAATTGATAAAGGGTAATGGTGAACTTTCAAATAATATGTCGGAATATCGTTATATTGCGAAAGAAACATCTCTCAAATTTCCCAAAACTATTTTACATGAAGGAGATTTTGTTCTCTCCGTAAGGGGTACGATGGGGAAAATAGGATATATTTCAAACAGTTTAGAAAATGCTAACATGACAGCCAATCTTATGAGGATCTCTCCAAATCATAACAAGGTATATCCCTTGTGGATGAAACAATTTCTTCTAAGTGATTTGTTTCAAAAACGTCTGAATGATGCATCATCAGCAACAACTATTAAGACTATTAAGGCCCCAGAACTAAAAGCACTTGAAATTTCGCTACCCCCACTTCCCGAACAAAAAAAGATTGCAGAAATTTTAACAACCGTTGATGACGCAATTGAAAAGACAGCCCAGATCATCGAAAATACCAAAGAAGCGAAAAAAGGCCTGATGCAGCGCCTC
It contains:
- a CDS encoding restriction endonuclease subunit S, with the translated sequence MAEQVSSLKTGIKYKDTPIGKIPVDWELLSLEDVCDEVYRYPTYYNIEYVDPHQGVPEIRGELIKGNGELSNNMSEYRYIAKETSLKFPKTILHEGDFVLSVRGTMGKIGYISNSLENANMTANLMRISPNHNKVYPLWMKQFLLSDLFQKRLNDASSATTIKTIKAPELKALEISLPPLPEQKKIAEILTTVDDAIEKTAQIIENTKEAKKGLMQRLLIRGIGHQKFKKTEIGEIPEEWEVKRLGDLCDGKPEYGANVAAIDRNDRLPRYIRITDVTEDGKLSAATWQSIRQDVAGPYLLNKGDFLFARSGATVGKTYLYREEDGLSAFAGYMIRFRPNPTVLLPEFLFHYTHSILYYNWVKGILRAGAQPNINGQEYANMPIIKPTIGEQKQIVDILNSLDEDIKKESSYKDQLESLKKGLMQVLLTGKVRVNV
- a CDS encoding type I restriction-modification system subunit M, with amino-acid sequence MSKIDLEKLKSHLWESANILRGSIDAADYKNYIFGMLFLKRLSDVFEEEGKRIEKETGNKQLAWEERDEHEFFVPDIARWDHIKTHTQDLGTVINKANDALEEANTATLEGVLAVTDFNDKDRLPDVTLSQLITHFSKIRLRNEDLSEPDILGRAYEYLIDQFADDAGKKGGEFYTPKEVVTLLVETLDPQEKMRICDPTCGSGGMLIQSFYHLRDIGQNPRNITLRGQERNIGTWAICKMNILLHGLSDSRIEKGDTLRSPKLLEADGKLMTFDIVIANPPFSLKNWGYEEAQHDPYRRFRYGIPPKGYGDYAFVQHMIATLTVNGRAGVVMPHGVLFRAGAEGKIRKGILEDDLLEAVIGLPSNLFFGASIPACLFIINRDKPKVRKGKVFFLYGANDYLEGKNQNKLRKEDIEKIASAYREYRTVEKYCRPVPLDEIRANDYNLNITRYIDVTEEEALIDIQQVIDELFTLKKERTVIEEKMNSFLKELGYKA